The following proteins are co-located in the Acidimicrobiales bacterium genome:
- a CDS encoding ATP-binding protein, whose translation MPLSATELDRVLDRIAEGAVPATLESKELDFKRQPDSRGDAIKTLADAAACFANADGGTVVMGIANSTAGVEAFRGCDLDPQVCQRRIYELTDPPLMVGARTVQRSDVTLLVVDVLRSFEIHADKQGRSSHRVGTDCLPLSPQEHRRLREERLGVDWSAQPSELRVADIAPRALESAREALQRFPDDRRPLAALSDDDLLSALGVVDSDGHLLRAGEVLFCEPPADESVVVYQHRPTPGGETALVERISLPTVLAFERTMELVWARRNVTPLNLPAGQQLEISDFPEAAVREALSNALLHRDYRLPGPVNIEHSPTSFVVISPGPLVGSVTPENILTHASTPRNPALAKASRLLRLAEETGRGVDRMVREMIRIGHDPPVIEEGIDFVRVALSGGAPRSSIVRYVADLGPEERDDTDAMLILFTLCQQRTITAEQIAPVLQKAEPEAENILRRLSQERSGMIEPTRESGSRRKGQYRLRADALKALGTAVRYHRRTVDEIDRKVIAHLHEYGKITNRTLQNLFDIDVYRARDILADLQQREMIVRVSEAKRGPSVEYGPGPKLPRRRRSRSGTDSSKPASPDDERLF comes from the coding sequence GTGCCCCTCTCCGCAACAGAACTTGACCGGGTCCTGGATCGCATTGCCGAAGGTGCTGTTCCCGCCACACTCGAGTCGAAGGAGCTCGACTTCAAGCGCCAGCCGGACAGCCGAGGCGATGCCATCAAGACGCTGGCGGACGCCGCGGCGTGCTTCGCGAACGCCGACGGTGGGACGGTCGTCATGGGGATCGCGAACTCCACGGCCGGTGTCGAGGCCTTCCGCGGGTGCGACTTGGACCCGCAGGTGTGCCAAAGAAGGATCTACGAGCTGACCGACCCGCCCCTGATGGTTGGTGCCAGGACGGTCCAGCGATCCGACGTCACGTTGCTGGTAGTCGATGTGCTGCGCAGCTTCGAGATCCACGCCGACAAGCAGGGCCGGTCCAGTCATCGGGTTGGTACCGACTGTCTCCCACTCTCGCCCCAGGAACATCGTCGGCTTCGTGAAGAACGTCTCGGGGTCGACTGGTCTGCACAGCCGTCCGAACTCCGAGTCGCCGACATCGCGCCTCGTGCACTCGAGTCGGCTCGGGAGGCGCTGCAGCGCTTCCCAGACGATCGGCGGCCGCTGGCGGCGCTCTCCGACGACGACCTCCTGAGCGCGCTCGGCGTGGTCGACTCGGATGGCCACCTCCTCCGGGCTGGTGAGGTCTTGTTCTGCGAACCGCCGGCCGACGAGTCGGTTGTCGTGTACCAGCACCGTCCGACACCTGGTGGCGAAACAGCACTGGTCGAGCGGATCAGTCTCCCCACGGTGCTCGCCTTCGAACGCACGATGGAGCTGGTGTGGGCGCGTCGCAACGTGACGCCGCTCAACCTCCCAGCCGGTCAGCAGCTCGAGATCAGCGACTTCCCCGAGGCCGCGGTCAGGGAGGCGCTGTCGAACGCCCTCTTGCATCGCGACTACCGATTGCCGGGCCCGGTCAACATCGAGCACTCGCCCACGTCATTCGTGGTCATCTCGCCGGGACCGCTCGTTGGCAGCGTGACGCCTGAGAACATCCTCACCCACGCATCGACGCCCCGGAATCCGGCGTTGGCGAAGGCCTCGCGACTGCTTCGGCTTGCGGAAGAGACGGGTCGGGGCGTCGACCGAATGGTTCGGGAGATGATTCGGATCGGGCACGACCCGCCAGTGATCGAAGAGGGGATCGACTTCGTACGAGTGGCGCTCTCCGGTGGCGCACCGCGAAGTTCCATCGTCAGGTACGTCGCGGACCTCGGCCCTGAGGAGCGCGACGACACCGACGCGATGCTGATCCTCTTCACCCTCTGCCAACAGAGAACGATCACGGCTGAGCAGATCGCGCCGGTGCTGCAGAAGGCTGAGCCGGAAGCCGAGAACATCCTTCGGCGGCTGTCCCAAGAGCGCTCAGGGATGATCGAGCCAACTCGTGAATCGGGCTCGCGCCGCAAGGGCCAGTACCGCCTCCGGGCGGATGCGCTGAAGGCGCTTGGCACCGCTGTTCGCTACCACCGGCGGACGGTCGACGAGATCGACCGCAAGGTGATTGCCCATCTGCACGAATACGGGAAGATCACCAACCGGACTCTGCAGAACCTGTTCGACATCGACGTCTATCGGGCTCGGGACATCCTTGCCGACCTCCAACAGCGTGAGATGATCGTCCGGGTGTCGGAGGCGAAGCGAGGGCCCAGCGTCGAGTACGGGCCAGGGCCGAAGCTTCCCCGAAGACGCAGGAGCCGGTCGGGCACCGACAGCTCCAAGCCGGCCAGTCCCGACGACGAGCGGCTCTTCTAG
- a CDS encoding transglutaminase family protein has product MRFDIVFHTTLVYADVVRESYNELRACPANDEYQQVIAFRLSSVPGSRSAHHFDYWGTRVDTFGVRPPHERLDIIAEATVITSDRPVDRPPAVPLSALTDEVFVEEHLDYLDVSPHTEGGSRLADFADGLGGGDVVSHVRSVSDSTHAAIEYASGTTHVGIDLDEVLERGQGVCQDYAHLAVAACRRAGIPARYVSGYLFTADDSTGEDTTDMTVVVETHAWFEAAVPGSGWLALDPTNGLDVGARHVKIGHGRDYDDVPPMRGVYAGDVDSDVTAGVEIRRSAREFIAHSAASRREETAAQARFRERYEQQQQQQQQQ; this is encoded by the coding sequence ATGCGTTTCGACATCGTCTTCCACACGACCCTCGTCTACGCGGACGTCGTGAGGGAGTCCTACAACGAGCTGCGGGCCTGTCCCGCGAACGACGAGTATCAGCAGGTGATCGCTTTCCGGCTGTCATCGGTGCCGGGTTCACGCAGCGCGCACCACTTCGACTACTGGGGGACCCGGGTCGACACGTTCGGTGTCCGCCCACCGCACGAGCGCCTCGACATCATCGCGGAAGCGACGGTCATCACCAGTGACCGGCCGGTCGACCGCCCGCCCGCGGTGCCGTTGAGCGCGTTGACCGACGAGGTCTTCGTCGAGGAACACCTCGACTACCTCGACGTCTCACCCCACACCGAGGGCGGGTCGAGGCTCGCCGATTTTGCCGACGGTCTCGGTGGTGGCGACGTGGTCAGCCATGTGCGTTCGGTATCGGACTCCACGCACGCCGCCATCGAGTACGCATCGGGTACCACCCACGTGGGCATCGACCTCGACGAGGTTCTGGAACGGGGGCAGGGCGTCTGTCAGGACTACGCCCACCTGGCGGTTGCGGCCTGTCGTCGTGCGGGAATCCCCGCGCGCTACGTCTCGGGCTACCTGTTCACCGCGGATGACTCGACCGGTGAGGACACGACCGACATGACCGTGGTGGTCGAGACGCATGCGTGGTTCGAGGCGGCCGTGCCGGGTTCGGGGTGGTTGGCTCTGGATCCGACCAACGGGCTCGACGTCGGCGCCCGTCATGTGAAGATCGGCCACGGACGCGACTATGACGACGTCCCTCCGATGCGGGGCGTGTACGCCGGGGACGTGGACTCCGATGTGACGGCCGGGGTCGAGATCCGTCGCAGCGCCCGGGAGTTCATCGCCCACTCGGCGGCCAGTCGGCGTGAGGAGACGGCGGCCCAGGCTCGCTTCCGCGAACGCTACGAGCAGCAGCAGCAACAGCAGCAGCAGCAGTAG